In Lonchura striata isolate bLonStr1 chromosome 3, bLonStr1.mat, whole genome shotgun sequence, the sequence AGGCCCAGCTAGAGAGTCAGTGACTGTGCAGGGGGAAAGGCACAGCTCAGCCCTTCCTTCCCAGGCCTGCACCAGCCTTCCCAACCTTCTGCTGAGTCCCACAAATCAAGTAGGTTTTTGTCCTGTGGGATTCCTGTAGGGATTCTGCCCCAGGACATGCACTTCAGCACCAAGGAGCCACAGACACTGCCCAAGTGGCAAACTGGATTTAGAGCTCAGCTCCTTCTCTCTGGGTACAAAACCTTCAGCTGACTCCCCTTAACAGCACGGCTCTCTGAGAAGGGCTCTGGGAGCTTTGGCCTAGCAGGTGGTATTTATGCAGGTGTCAATACTTAAGTAATCCCAAAAGATGGGCAGCTCCAGTGTCCTGCAAATCACTTTTTACCCATGGTAAGGCAAGTGCCTGCCAAGCTGCCGTGTGAGGCTGGTGCTGTTCCAGGTTTGTGCTCCCAGGTACTCGAGGTGCAGGGACAGAAAGGCCGTGGGCTCTCCTGCAAGGGCAGAGAACTGCTGTGGAACAAGGGCTGGGTCAGCTGGAGCTGTCCCCTGCTccccgccctccctgcccctgctccctaAAGCTCCACTTGGTCAATGGTTCTCAATTTGAAGCAATAACTTCCTTTTGTCTTTAGTCTGTGTAATGACTGCAAATCCATCAGCGCCCCAGTGCTTCACggagctcagcctggaaaaagaagaaagcaaaccCACCCCGCTGGGCCAGCgcccccctcctccccagccctgtctcTCCCTGACAGATGAACTGGGAGCCAGAAGCGCCTTTCGCAGCTGTACATGATGCATTTCATTTCCATTAGGAGTTCCTTCATTGCAAAAATGTGTTTGCTCTCatcctgtgtctgtgtgcataTCTATGTTACATCTATCTATACACTAATAAATATATATGGCCTGTTTTAAAGTGCCAATTTATAAAAAGCCGCCTCCTCAAAAGGCAGGTAAAGACCCAATTTCATCCATGACAAGAAGGGAGCAGAATTGACTGAATATTGCCAAATGACgtaaaacataatttaaaatttcttaaataaatataaaagttATTCCTAAAGAAGCCATAGGCATGTCAACAATACAGGTTGTAACCGGCACTCGACAACTAAAGTACCATTGGAAAACTAAAATGCCATAGCAACTTCAGCAATAGGCATGATACATTGCaaacgtttttttttttctttttaaattaaatgtacaCCACAACgaactcagggaaaaaaaataaaaatagccatTGGTGCAGTAAGAAGACTTCTCAGGTGTTACGGGGGAGGGGGACCATGCATAGAAAGCTGTGTCTGTATATTCCTTGTAAAACTGGTCTATAAAGTGTAAAGCAGGTAACACAGTTGATACAAGAACCCAACTCTAGACGAGATGCCAAGTGATGTCACACGACTGGCTCCAGTTTCGACAGCAATGGATACCAAAGCAAGTCCATCCAGTGCAGGTACGAGATGAGCTTCACTGCAGGAATACTGAAGCTGCCTTTTTCAGCACTTAGCACAGTGAggtgggagaggggaggagAAATGCTCCAAGAAAGGGCGAGCGGAtgctcccagcctgtgcccatCAGTCAGGGAGATGCCATGGCAGGATGACTCTCGGTGGGCTCTGTCAGGAGGGTGCCCAGGCAGGATGACTCTCGGTGGGCTCTCTCAGGAGGGTGCCCAGGGAGGATGACTCTCGGTGGGCTCTGTCAGGAGGGTGCCCAGGCAGGATGACTCTCGGTGGGCTCTGTCAGGAGGGTGCCCAGGCAGGATGACTCTCGGTGGGCTCTGTCAGGAGGGTGCCCAGGGAGGATGACTCTCGGTGGGCTCTCTCAGGAGGGTGCCCAGGGAGGATGACTCTCGGTGGGCTCTCTCAGGAGGGTGCCCAGGCAGGATGACTCTCGGTGGGCTCTGTCAGGAGGGTGCCCAGGGAGGATGACTCTCGGTGGGCTCTGTCAGGAGGGTGCCCAGGGAGGATGACTCTCGGTGGGCTCTGTCAGGAGGGTGCCCAGGGAGGATGACTCTCGGTGGGCTCTCTCAGGagggtgcccagggcagcaggctCTCCGTGGGCTCCGGGCACGGCGCTCCCCCCCCAGCATTCCCGGGAGCTCCGGGCGAGGAGGTGCCGATCTCCGCCGGGTTAAGGCTCCGTCAGGCGGGGTGGGGGTCTGGCAGGACCTCCGGGGGTGAAGTTCCACAACTGTTTCCTGCCAACTGCTTCACGTACATGTTGGAAAAGGACATGGCTCTAGGTTTCGGGAATCACAGTAGTGCGCAGTGGGTACAGCAGGGAGCAAACACTTGTGAAACTCCGGCagaagcagctcccagccctttcttaaagcacttttttttgttgttgttgtttgcaTTCAGGGAAACCGACTGCAGGCTTATTTGATCCAATTTTCTCTTTGCACCATACACATATAAAACATTACAACTCTGTATAAAAGTACAAGTGGTTCTTGTACATCTGAATTATGCAGGAACTATGTGAGCAAATCCTATCAAAATAgctattttttttgtgtgtataaACAGCATTTGTTTTTAGAAAAAACAATACCATAAACTGCAGAATCtgtacaaaaatataaaataaatttgggCAGCAGTTTCTAAACAGCCATGTAAATGCAACACTTAAAGAGGAGCAGGTTAATGCCTCCAAAAGGCTGAATTGCTAAAGTCAACCTATACAGGGCTAAAATGGTATTGAGATTatctaaataataaaattttttacCTCTTGCAATAAAACTTATAGAAAAAATAGACAAGTATGCACATGCAATTTACAGCTTTCCCCAACATAATCCTTGTGCTTagcttttaccttttttttcccatttttttcttttttttttgtaataacaTAACATTGTCTACAATACATATTCTTTCCTATACCAGGATATTCGGTCTTCCTTGAGGaaccactttaaaaaaaatacattagaaGTGGTCATACATGGATGAAGGCACTCCAACTCTGCTCGAAGCAAAAACTAGTGTGATCCTTTTCTTATCAAAAAAGGCAAGCAAGGATGCATGCACAGTGCTGTGAATCGGGGCTGGGAGGAACTATGGAAATACTACCAAGTGTATATACTGgtacttaaaattaaaattaaaaaaaaaaaaaagaaaaagaaaaaagacaaaacaaaagttgctatatttctaatatttttaagaCCCAACAAGCACCTCCATGATGTGATCCAGTTCTGTGAGATCCATTTTGAAAGGCTGATTTGGAGTTACTGGTTGACTGCTGTACGGAGCGAGAGTTTTTAGGAGCTCATCTGCTGAGACAGGAGCCATTTTTGAGGCAGCCCCCGTGGCAGACGTGCAGGGGTCAAAATCATACATGGACGTATCAATGTCAGCGAACAGAATGTCATCCAGGGTCAAGTCTGTGAGGAAACCTGTGGAAGCTGTTATCTCAAAGTTGCCAGGCAGGGGCTCCATGAGTTTGGATTCAGCCGTTCTGCTCTCCGGGAGGCCCTCGGGCTTGTGGATGATGTTGGACTCGCCGGGCTGGGCTTTAGGGTCGCCGGCTGCCGATTCAGCTGCTACTGCCTCTGCGGAGGTAGGTGCTGGACAAAGCTCCTCGATTTCGTCCAAGGCTGAGGAGAAGCTGTCCTTTActggctggagagcaggaggtgttggCTTCGTCGGACCGTCGTGCTGGACAGCCGGGGAAGTGCAAAACGTGTCGTCCTCGAGCAAAGAGGCGGGGGTGAGGCAGGACTCCAGGGGCATAGTGCTTACCAGGTCGGGGGGGAGCAGGGGCGGCGAGGCCAGGTGGCTGAAGGCCGGCTGCGCCTCGCGGAAGTTGTCGCTGAGAGGGTCGGCAGGCTGCGAAGCGGCCACAAACATGGGCCTCAAGCTGCCTTCTTGTTTGAGTTCTTCCTGGATTCGCCTCAACATGTTGTTAATTAAAACTGTCTTTTGCAAGCTTGGCTCGGTTAATGGCCTGTGGTTATAAAGTTTCATAAGGGAAATGTTGAAGATAGTCTGACGCTGTAAGGTGTAAGACACCTTAGAGGGACCGTCAGTGGGAGACACCACTTTGCCTTCCAACCCATCTTCATGCTCGTCAAACTTCCgctttcctcctttccccaacATATATCTGCAAGGGAAGAGAGGAGACTGATGAAGGCAGCAAGGCAGGTGCACACCTCTCCCCATCCACTACACGGCCTTGGCCCACAGCAGCGTGACGAGCAGGCAGCAGCCACCCTAACGCAGGGCTCTGGCCCATCCATACCTAGGCACGGCTGTGCTGGTAAATTCCAAGCAGGAATTCACACAGCATCTATAATACTCAAGATCTGGCATGCTTGGCAGCAAATTCCCTCTTCCTTACATTAAGCAAATACCTGTCCACAGCAGCACAAGCCACAGGCACTGCACTGAACGTTTCCTTACATTCCCCGGCTGAGGCGGCGCTATGCCTGGGAATACAAATGTAAAGCACCAAGGTTCTCACAATgaatttcctctttttattcaAAAGTGTGTTCACGGGGGAAGGGAAGCGAGGCTTAAGCAATTGTGTGTTGAGAGAAACTTCCCCAGTGAGGTTGGGAGATCCAGCCCTTTGGTACACCAGGATATACACATATGGGTTTATTTAGCTGATTGCCTAAGGACTAAACTACCGGAGCAGGAAATGCAGTTATTATACTCAGAATTAGATAAATTACAGATGAAGAAGACGATCTGTCAAGTCTTTTAGTCTAATCCCCAGGACCACTCTCTGCACTACACTCTGCTGCTGGTCGGATGGCagattttgaagaaaacaaagggGATTTTACCAAACTTGCCCCAcattataaataatttctgagcTAAGATTAAGTAGGGCAGTTCAGTCCCCAGTGCCATCTTTCCAGGATGTGTCAGAGCCTGGAAATGCTCCTCTACACAGCACAGTCCCAACCTCATTTTGTCACCATTATTTTTGTGACACCAAGATTCCCCCAAACGCAGAGGAATGAAGGAGTCACTGTGCTGTGACAGTAGCATGACCTAACGTGATGCTCTCTCATTTTCCCAGGTAGAGTGgtgaggtgctggagctctaACCCAACTCACTATTTTAATATGAAGGAGCTCGCTGTTCATTCCTATATCCCTCCTTCTGTTTAACAAATTCTTCTGGCATGAAGAAGTCTGCCTTGtttaaagaggggaaaaaagaaaaaagaaaaaaaaaaggaaaaagaaagaaaaagaaaaagaaaaagaaaaagaaaaagaaaaagaaaaagaaaaagaaaaagaaaaagaaaagaaagaaaaagaaaaagaaaaagaaaaagaaaaagaaaaagaaaaagaaaaagaaaaagaaaaagaaaaaggaaaaggaaaaggaaaaggaaaaggaaaaagaaaaagaaaaagaaaaagaaaaagaaaaa encodes:
- the SERTAD2 gene encoding SERTA domain-containing protein 2 isoform X1, with translation MSRGGRAAKLTLKSAPSPADAGGSRAEAGAGSWNILFYRGGRAGPGSAAGCALRSRAPSDAAEAAPPRYMLGKGGKRKFDEHEDGLEGKVVSPTDGPSKVSYTLQRQTIFNISLMKLYNHRPLTEPSLQKTVLINNMLRRIQEELKQEGSLRPMFVAASQPADPLSDNFREAQPAFSHLASPPLLPPDLVSTMPLESCLTPASLLEDDTFCTSPAVQHDGPTKPTPPALQPVKDSFSSALDEIEELCPAPTSAEAVAAESAAGDPKAQPGESNIIHKPEGLPESRTAESKLMEPLPGNFEITASTGFLTDLTLDDILFADIDTSMYDFDPCTSATGAASKMAPVSADELLKTLAPYSSQPVTPNQPFKMDLTELDHIMEVLVGS
- the SERTAD2 gene encoding SERTA domain-containing protein 2 isoform X2; translation: MLGKGGKRKFDEHEDGLEGKVVSPTDGPSKVSYTLQRQTIFNISLMKLYNHRPLTEPSLQKTVLINNMLRRIQEELKQEGSLRPMFVAASQPADPLSDNFREAQPAFSHLASPPLLPPDLVSTMPLESCLTPASLLEDDTFCTSPAVQHDGPTKPTPPALQPVKDSFSSALDEIEELCPAPTSAEAVAAESAAGDPKAQPGESNIIHKPEGLPESRTAESKLMEPLPGNFEITASTGFLTDLTLDDILFADIDTSMYDFDPCTSATGAASKMAPVSADELLKTLAPYSSQPVTPNQPFKMDLTELDHIMEVLVGS